Proteins from a genomic interval of Bacillota bacterium:
- a CDS encoding TldD/PmbA family protein, with product MERETIVQTGLQLAEKAGADEVETYFLDRDNLTIEVRGGKLETLHRSRERGLGIRVVKAGSFGYAFTSDLGQAAVADTVELAVQGAKYSSLDSGASLPTPASYDRSLAQFDGKIEETPLEAKLDLALAIEQAALNTDTRITKSERAAYEENDYTVLLANSHGLRVSYRANFCGGYVWVVAEANGDVQTGSGLSYSTQLAQIDPVAIGQEAALEAVRLLGARPIKTQKLALVLPPQVAAQFLGILATALTAEAVQKGRSLFADQIDKQMASPVVTIIDDGSLVGGINTAPTDGEGVPSERTILVENGVLRTFLHNSYTAGKEETVSTGNGVRGSFKTTPEVGPTNMFFRPGTASEEELIQSVDQGLYVFDLMGAHTANPISGDFSLGATGLLIEQGKLTRPVRQVILAGNIQDMLNQVQAVASNLRFYLGFGSPALLVEPLTISGD from the coding sequence GTTGAGACCTACTTTCTGGACCGAGATAACCTGACGATAGAAGTTCGTGGCGGTAAGTTAGAGACTTTACATCGAAGCCGAGAACGGGGTCTGGGCATCCGAGTTGTCAAGGCCGGCAGCTTTGGCTATGCGTTTACTTCGGATCTGGGTCAGGCGGCAGTGGCAGACACGGTGGAACTGGCTGTGCAGGGTGCTAAATACTCCAGTTTAGATAGTGGTGCCAGTCTACCTACTCCTGCTTCTTACGATCGGTCGCTGGCTCAATTTGACGGCAAAATAGAGGAAACACCGCTTGAGGCCAAGCTAGATCTAGCTTTGGCCATTGAACAGGCTGCTTTGAACACAGATACTCGGATCACTAAGTCGGAACGTGCTGCCTATGAAGAAAACGACTACACTGTTTTGCTGGCCAATTCTCATGGACTGCGTGTAAGCTACCGAGCCAATTTTTGCGGTGGCTATGTATGGGTGGTAGCTGAGGCGAATGGGGATGTTCAAACAGGATCCGGGTTATCGTATTCAACGCAATTGGCCCAAATAGACCCTGTTGCCATCGGTCAGGAGGCTGCCTTAGAAGCAGTCCGGTTGCTGGGGGCTAGACCAATTAAGACTCAGAAATTGGCTCTGGTACTACCGCCTCAGGTAGCGGCACAGTTTCTTGGCATCCTAGCCACTGCTCTTACGGCTGAGGCTGTTCAAAAAGGGCGGTCGCTATTTGCGGACCAAATAGACAAGCAGATGGCATCACCGGTGGTCACTATCATCGATGATGGGTCGTTAGTGGGCGGGATTAACACTGCCCCGACCGATGGTGAAGGGGTCCCTAGCGAGCGCACAATCCTGGTGGAAAACGGTGTGCTCCGCACTTTTCTACACAATTCATATACTGCCGGCAAAGAAGAGACTGTGTCTACCGGCAATGGTGTTCGCGGTTCATTTAAGACCACGCCCGAGGTCGGCCCCACAAACATGTTTTTTCGTCCTGGCACCGCCAGCGAAGAGGAGCTAATTCAAAGTGTGGACCAGGGGCTTTATGTTTTTGATCTTATGGGCGCCCATACAGCTAATCCGATTTCAGGGGATTTTTCTCTGGGGGCTACAGGGTTGTTAATAGAACAAGGCAAGCTTACCCGGCCGGTACGTCAAGTGATCTTGGCAGGAAATATTCAAGATATGTTGAACCAAGTACAGGCAGTTGCATCTAATCTCCGCTTTTACTTGGGCTTTGGTTCGCCAGCGCTACTGGTTGAACCCCTTACCATCAGCGGTGATTGA